The Anaerolineae bacterium genome has a segment encoding these proteins:
- a CDS encoding ABC transporter permease, with amino-acid sequence MGEWFKTAALKNPKGLTGIVILTLFALMALSHPVLMALVWNRGIYHPMVGFDPDIAPHPTLPSLKHPLGTDSFGRDILSQLLYGAGTSLGVGITSGLVASILAVSVGVASAYFGKRVETLLMGLCDVLILLPPPIILLIIGLLVDMRWPTLALLYGILAGLGAPAVILKTWAQSITVRGFVETARLSGGSDFYIIRRHILPYVLPAGFLFMMFTASGSVLTEAFLSFFGRTRIRMSWGSMIWFTQLTFYWSPEGPQWHALFPPALAIILFCSAFYLLGKAVEEYYDPFVRRFTWEARPRF; translated from the coding sequence ATGGGCGAATGGTTTAAAACGGCGGCTCTCAAAAATCCAAAGGGCTTAACGGGAATTGTCATTTTGACCCTGTTTGCTCTCATGGCTTTATCTCACCCCGTTCTTATGGCGCTGGTTTGGAACCGGGGAATATACCACCCCATGGTAGGGTTTGACCCGGATATTGCCCCTCATCCAACTTTGCCTTCCCTCAAGCACCCCCTGGGTACAGATTCTTTCGGGAGGGATATCTTGAGTCAGCTTTTGTACGGGGCTGGCACTTCCCTGGGAGTGGGAATCACGTCCGGTTTGGTGGCCTCAATCCTAGCAGTGAGTGTCGGGGTGGCTTCGGCTTATTTCGGAAAAAGGGTGGAAACTTTGTTAATGGGCCTCTGCGATGTTTTGATCCTCCTGCCACCGCCCATAATCCTGCTGATAATAGGCCTTTTGGTGGATATGCGCTGGCCCACTTTAGCCCTTTTGTACGGAATCCTCGCTGGCCTTGGGGCACCCGCTGTTATCTTAAAGACCTGGGCCCAGAGCATAACGGTGAGAGGCTTCGTGGAAACAGCCAGGCTTTCCGGAGGAAGCGATTTTTACATCATTCGCAGGCATATTCTCCCCTACGTTCTCCCCGCCGGTTTCCTCTTTATGATGTTCACAGCTTCAGGCTCGGTCCTGACTGAAGCCTTCCTTTCATTTTTTGGCCGGACGAGGATAAGGATGAGCTGGGGGTCCATGATTTGGTTCACGCAATTGACCTTTTACTGGTCTCCCGAAGGCCCCCAGTGGCATGCCCTGTTTCCCCCAGCCCTGGCTATAATTCTGTTTTGCAGTGCTTTTTACCTCTTGGGCAAAGCCGTGGAAGAATATTACGACCCCTTCGTCAGGAGGTTCACGTGGGAAGCAAGGCCCCGTTTTTAA
- a CDS encoding DUF2142 domain-containing protein: MGSKAPFLTVVVAFLVLGTLYALYTPPWQAPDEPAHYNYIAFLVREGRLPVLEMGDYPHLYLEEIKSRRFPPEMSIEPIRYEFHQPPLYYLLASPVYALTGGNLIALRLLSMAIGAGVVTVAFLIVRELLPEKPELAVGAAAFAAFVPMHIAISASVNNDALAELFIGLFLLETVRLIKEGFPEKALWRPSLFIALGFLTKTTAYISFVLYPVIFAVYAYRRISWSRGVRSFVLSLWPLLFTLPWFVRNMAVYGPSDPFGLSRHDAVVVGQPRTMEWVESMGIWSVLRAFLLTSFRSFWGQFGWMAVPMDERIYALLFLASFLALWGLLLWLPRGWRELKEFQHLGFILLALSFAFTALSFIWYNLKFVQHQGRYLFPALIPIGFGFSLGLREGLKRRAMAGAGLIFILLAFALVLKGFLTSDWNRFTLAIALLGAVGCGIKALLPERWDHFFFGLFFAGLAALSALCPFIYIKPYL; the protein is encoded by the coding sequence GTGGGAAGCAAGGCCCCGTTTTTAACAGTGGTAGTTGCTTTTCTGGTCCTGGGTACCCTCTATGCCCTGTACACGCCCCCCTGGCAGGCTCCAGATGAGCCCGCCCATTACAATTACATTGCCTTCCTGGTGCGTGAGGGCCGTTTACCCGTTCTGGAGATGGGAGATTATCCCCACCTTTACCTTGAGGAGATAAAAAGCCGCCGCTTTCCTCCCGAAATGTCCATTGAACCGATCCGCTATGAGTTCCATCAGCCCCCTCTCTATTACCTGTTGGCCTCGCCTGTATATGCCTTGACGGGAGGAAATCTCATAGCCCTGAGGCTTCTTTCGATGGCGATCGGTGCTGGGGTGGTAACCGTGGCCTTTCTCATCGTCAGGGAGCTTTTACCGGAAAAGCCCGAGTTGGCAGTGGGAGCAGCTGCCTTTGCCGCTTTTGTACCCATGCACATCGCTATAAGTGCTTCGGTCAATAACGATGCCCTGGCAGAGCTCTTCATCGGACTATTTCTCCTGGAAACGGTGCGGCTTATAAAAGAGGGGTTCCCGGAAAAAGCTCTATGGAGACCATCGCTTTTCATAGCCCTCGGTTTTTTGACCAAGACCACGGCTTATATCTCCTTTGTCCTTTACCCTGTAATCTTTGCCGTATACGCTTATCGCCGCATTTCCTGGAGCAGGGGAGTGCGCTCTTTTGTGTTGAGTCTCTGGCCCCTTCTTTTTACACTACCCTGGTTTGTCCGAAACATGGCTGTTTATGGTCCCTCTGACCCCTTCGGCCTTTCCCGGCACGACGCTGTAGTAGTGGGACAGCCTCGCACCATGGAATGGGTTGAATCGATGGGAATCTGGAGCGTTCTCAGGGCTTTTCTCCTGACTTCTTTCCGGAGTTTCTGGGGACAGTTCGGCTGGATGGCTGTTCCTATGGATGAGCGAATCTATGCTCTATTATTTCTGGCCTCTTTCCTCGCCCTCTGGGGATTGCTCCTCTGGTTGCCACGGGGGTGGCGGGAGCTTAAGGAGTTCCAGCACCTTGGTTTTATCCTTCTGGCTTTATCCTTTGCCTTCACGGCTCTTTCCTTCATCTGGTATAACCTCAAATTTGTCCAGCACCAGGGCCGATACCTCTTCCCGGCCCTGATACCCATAGGCTTTGGGTTTTCCTTGGGCCTGAGAGAAGGTTTAAAGAGAAGAGCTATGGCGGGAGCGGGGCTCATCTTTATCCTCCTGGCCTTTGCTCTGGTCCTTAAGGGCTTCCTCACCAGCGATTGGAATCGTTTTACTCTGGCCATAGCCCTTTTGGGGGCAGTGGGTTGTGGTATAAAGGCCCTGCTCCCGGAACGATGGGATCATTTCTTCTTCGGTTTATTCTTTGCTGGATTAGCCGCTTTAAGTGCCCTGTGCCCGTTTATTTACATAAAGCCTTATCTTTAA
- the iorA gene encoding indolepyruvate ferredoxin oxidoreductase subunit alpha: MEKELMLGNEAIARGAWEAGIEVAAAYPGTPSTEILEAFARYPGVYAEWSTNEKVALDVAAGAAYAGIRAMAAMKHVGLNVAADSLFYASMTGAEAALIVISADDPAMHSSQNEQDNRRYAKFARVPCLEPSDSQEAKDMMKVAVEISELFDTPVLYRITTRIAHSAGAVTLGERVTRSQRPSQFPRNVPKYVMLPAYARLRHPVIEERIRRLEEFAESFPYNRIEMGDPSLGIVTCGVAYQYAREVFPEASFLRLGMTYPIPKRMVREFASRVKRLIVIEELDPFLEEEIRLMGIPVEGKSVFPICGEFDPTVLREAAIKAGLLPPEAGVERPKVEVGELPPRPPVLCPGCPHRGVFYIMSKLKLAVTGDIGCYTLGALPPLSTIHTCGCMGAGIGQAHGADKSGLEERIVAVIGDSTFFHTGMPALLNIAYNKGKAITVVMDNRSTAMTGHQGHPGTGQTLQGEKSAEVLIEDVARAFGIKHVYTVDAYDLKGVEKAFKEALAVDEAAVIVTRRECALLPEVRRTYKPLRVDPEKCNGCGLCFRAGCPATLRSEEIDPKTKKPKMKIDPLLCTGCEVCAQICPRGAILFRAQLD, translated from the coding sequence ATGGAAAAGGAGTTAATGCTGGGGAACGAAGCTATAGCCAGGGGCGCGTGGGAAGCAGGCATTGAAGTGGCTGCAGCTTACCCTGGCACCCCTTCTACTGAAATTTTAGAAGCCTTCGCCCGTTACCCGGGAGTATACGCTGAGTGGTCTACCAATGAAAAGGTGGCACTGGATGTGGCTGCTGGAGCTGCATATGCCGGCATAAGAGCCATGGCCGCGATGAAACACGTCGGCCTTAATGTGGCGGCCGATTCCCTTTTTTATGCCTCTATGACTGGAGCCGAAGCGGCTTTAATCGTGATCTCTGCCGATGACCCTGCAATGCATTCTTCCCAGAACGAGCAGGACAATCGCCGCTATGCTAAGTTCGCCAGGGTCCCCTGTCTTGAGCCCTCCGACAGCCAGGAAGCCAAAGATATGATGAAAGTGGCTGTGGAAATAAGCGAACTTTTTGATACTCCGGTTCTCTATCGGATTACCACCAGGATTGCCCACTCGGCGGGGGCTGTAACCCTTGGTGAGAGGGTAACTCGCTCCCAAAGGCCTTCCCAATTTCCCCGCAACGTTCCTAAGTACGTTATGCTTCCAGCCTACGCTCGCCTTCGCCACCCTGTAATTGAGGAAAGGATAAGACGGCTTGAAGAGTTTGCCGAATCTTTCCCCTATAACCGCATAGAAATGGGTGACCCCTCCCTGGGCATAGTCACCTGCGGGGTGGCCTATCAGTACGCCCGCGAAGTCTTTCCGGAAGCTTCTTTCCTTAGACTGGGGATGACCTATCCTATCCCCAAGCGGATGGTGAGAGAGTTTGCCTCCAGGGTTAAGAGGCTCATAGTCATAGAAGAGCTGGATCCTTTCCTGGAGGAGGAAATTCGCCTGATGGGGATACCGGTTGAAGGCAAGAGCGTTTTCCCCATCTGTGGTGAATTTGATCCCACAGTATTAAGGGAGGCTGCTATAAAGGCCGGCCTTCTTCCCCCCGAGGCCGGAGTTGAAAGGCCAAAAGTGGAAGTTGGGGAGCTACCCCCGAGGCCTCCGGTTCTTTGTCCAGGGTGCCCTCACCGCGGAGTTTTCTACATAATGAGCAAACTCAAGCTGGCAGTGACCGGAGACATAGGCTGTTACACCCTGGGAGCTCTTCCCCCTCTTTCCACTATCCACACCTGTGGTTGCATGGGAGCGGGCATAGGTCAGGCCCACGGTGCCGATAAATCCGGTCTTGAGGAAAGAATCGTAGCCGTAATTGGGGACTCCACCTTTTTCCACACGGGAATGCCGGCGCTCCTCAATATAGCTTACAATAAGGGAAAGGCCATAACAGTAGTCATGGATAACCGCAGCACCGCCATGACTGGTCATCAGGGTCATCCCGGAACGGGCCAGACCCTTCAGGGCGAGAAATCAGCGGAAGTTCTCATAGAAGACGTGGCCAGAGCCTTCGGAATAAAGCATGTTTACACTGTGGATGCTTACGACCTTAAGGGGGTTGAAAAGGCCTTTAAGGAAGCCCTGGCAGTGGACGAAGCGGCTGTAATTGTAACAAGGAGGGAGTGCGCCCTCCTGCCGGAAGTGCGCAGGACTTACAAACCCCTGAGGGTTGACCCTGAAAAGTGTAACGGTTGCGGCCTCTGTTTCCGGGCGGGCTGTCCTGCAACCCTCAGGAGCGAGGAAATAGACCCTAAAACCAAAAAGCCAAAGATGAAAATAGACCCGCTCCTGTGCACTGGCTGCGAGGTGTGTGCTCAAATTTGTCCCAGAGGGGCAATCCTGTTCAGAGCTCAGCTGGATTGA